From a region of the Streptomyces caniferus genome:
- a CDS encoding DinB family protein: protein MPTHVLAEDHGDEAGALLAFLEAQRGGLRRAVLGLTEAQAALRPTASELSLAGLVKHVAETEQTWLETAQERPHSIERNAENWHLSFQLADGGRVADVLEFWDGVARRTEEFIRSVSLNDTFPLPAAPWFPPEARQSMRWLVLHLIEETARHAGHADILRESLDGKTAFALVDEESRVLQG from the coding sequence ATGCCCACTCACGTTCTGGCCGAGGACCACGGCGACGAGGCCGGCGCGCTGCTGGCCTTCCTGGAGGCCCAGCGGGGCGGGCTGCGGCGGGCGGTCCTGGGGCTGACCGAGGCCCAGGCGGCCCTGCGCCCGACCGCCAGTGAGCTGTCGCTGGCCGGGCTGGTCAAGCATGTCGCGGAGACCGAGCAGACCTGGCTCGAGACCGCGCAGGAGCGGCCGCACTCCATCGAGCGGAACGCCGAGAACTGGCACCTGAGCTTCCAGCTCGCGGACGGCGGGCGGGTGGCGGACGTGCTGGAGTTCTGGGACGGGGTCGCGCGGCGTACGGAGGAGTTCATCCGCTCCGTGAGCCTGAACGACACCTTCCCGCTGCCCGCGGCGCCGTGGTTCCCGCCGGAGGCCCGGCAGTCGATGCGCTGGCTGGTGCTGCACCTGATCGAGGAGACGGCCCGGCACGCCGGTCACGCCGACATCCTCCGTGAGTCCCTGGACGGCAAGACGGCTTTTGCGCTGGTGGACGAGGAGAGCAGGGTGCTGCAGGGGTGA
- a CDS encoding PadR family transcriptional regulator: protein MSAIRLLVLGAVRQHGRAHGYQVRNDLEYWGAHEWSNAKPGSIYHALKQMAKQGLLLDHDIAPSTAGGPPRTEYELTAAGEAEYFALLRTALSQHDQKLDMLSAGIGFVVDLPRAEAVALLKERVRALEEWRSTVTDYYTPEEGPGRLGHIGEIMNMWVHAADSGAAWTHGLIERIEGGAYVFAGEGEPFVGVLADGQENPYASKDARPDRSRADRPGAAGDGAGDGGTDHGVTAAETH, encoded by the coding sequence ATGTCGGCGATCCGGCTGTTGGTACTGGGCGCCGTGCGGCAGCACGGCCGGGCGCACGGCTATCAGGTGCGCAACGACCTGGAGTACTGGGGCGCCCATGAGTGGTCCAACGCCAAGCCCGGCTCGATCTACCACGCGCTCAAGCAGATGGCGAAGCAAGGGCTGCTGCTCGACCATGACATCGCGCCCAGCACCGCCGGCGGTCCGCCGCGTACCGAGTACGAGCTGACCGCGGCGGGCGAGGCCGAGTACTTCGCGCTGCTGCGCACGGCGCTCTCCCAGCACGACCAGAAGCTCGACATGCTCAGCGCGGGCATCGGCTTCGTCGTGGATCTGCCGCGGGCCGAGGCGGTGGCGCTGCTCAAGGAGCGGGTGCGGGCGCTCGAGGAGTGGCGGAGCACGGTCACCGACTACTACACGCCCGAGGAAGGGCCCGGCCGGCTCGGCCACATCGGCGAGATCATGAACATGTGGGTGCACGCGGCGGACAGCGGTGCCGCGTGGACGCACGGGCTGATCGAGCGGATCGAGGGCGGGGCGTACGTCTTCGCCGGTGAAGGCGAGCCGTTCGTCGGGGTGCTGGCCGACGGGCAGGAGAACCCGTACGCGAGCAAGGACGCGCGCCCGGACCGCTCGCGTGCGGACCGTCCGGGGGCGGCCGGCGACGGTGCGGGCGACGGCGGTACGGACCACGGCGTCACCGCCGCGGAAACTCATTAA
- a CDS encoding ATP-binding cassette domain-containing protein encodes MADRDQAIVVEGLHKHYGTTAALDGLDLTVPPGTVHGVLGPNGAGKTTLVRILSTLLRPDAGRAEVAGFDVLRQPDEVRRRIGLLGQHAAVDEELGGRQNLEMFGRLFHLGARRAGERADELLERFGLADAGRKAVRHYSGGMRRRLDLAAGLVLAPRILFLDEPTTGLDPRGRTEVWQAVRSLVDGGTTVLLTTQYLEEADQLADRISVVDGGRVAAAGTPDELKSATGGDRIDVVLREARQLDRAAALLAEALARVAGGGAVGVDADARRLSVPVADRMVALTETVRVLGAAGVEAVDLAVRRPTLDEVFLQLTGDGAKERGGPGVPAAATVRGDEEGAAV; translated from the coding sequence GTGGCTGACCGCGATCAGGCGATCGTCGTCGAAGGACTGCACAAGCACTACGGCACCACAGCGGCCCTGGACGGGCTGGATCTGACCGTCCCGCCCGGCACCGTGCACGGGGTCCTTGGCCCCAACGGCGCCGGCAAGACCACCCTCGTGCGCATCCTGTCCACCCTGCTGCGGCCCGACGCCGGCCGGGCCGAGGTGGCCGGCTTCGACGTGCTGCGGCAGCCGGACGAGGTGCGGCGGCGGATCGGGCTGCTCGGGCAGCACGCCGCGGTCGACGAAGAGCTCGGCGGGCGGCAGAACCTGGAGATGTTCGGGCGGCTGTTCCACCTCGGGGCGCGCCGGGCGGGCGAGCGTGCGGACGAACTGCTGGAGCGGTTCGGACTCGCCGATGCCGGCCGCAAGGCGGTACGCCACTACAGCGGCGGGATGCGGCGCCGGCTGGATCTGGCGGCCGGTCTGGTGCTGGCGCCGCGGATCCTCTTCCTGGACGAGCCGACGACCGGGCTCGACCCCCGCGGGCGTACCGAGGTGTGGCAGGCGGTGCGTTCGCTGGTCGACGGTGGGACGACGGTGCTGCTGACCACGCAGTACCTGGAGGAGGCCGACCAGCTCGCGGACCGGATCTCGGTGGTCGACGGCGGCAGGGTGGCCGCGGCCGGTACCCCCGACGAGCTGAAGTCCGCCACCGGGGGCGACCGGATCGATGTCGTCCTGCGCGAGGCCCGTCAACTGGACCGGGCGGCCGCGCTGTTGGCGGAGGCGCTGGCGCGGGTGGCGGGCGGCGGTGCGGTCGGGGTGGACGCGGACGCACGGCGGCTGAGCGTGCCGGTCGCCGACCGGATGGTGGCGCTGACGGAGACCGTACGGGTGCTGGGCGCGGCGGGCGTCGAGGCGGTGGACCTCGCGGTGCGGCGCCCGACGCTGGACGAGGTGTTCCTGCAGCTGACGGGGGACGGCGCGAAGGAGAGGGGCGGCCCCGGAGTGCCGGCGGCCGCGACGGTGCGCGGGGACGAGGAGGGCGCGGCGGTATGA